In Tachysurus vachellii isolate PV-2020 chromosome 3, HZAU_Pvac_v1, whole genome shotgun sequence, one genomic interval encodes:
- the LOC132843544 gene encoding uncharacterized protein LOC132843544 isoform X2, producing MAGILSKSKAKGVDFCGVDDNYYIVRSDLGCYMYSTNFHQGCDLTIYSLHPSCQGGDHYLAFDNSTFYIIKGNTCRCVSDMTNDYEAIVFDLHPNCQGGDNYLSAYGNFYIIFKSRGVYRKTTNMNTDSNAVDYQLHPNCKEGLYYWGTKYYSYLLKPKGEWGIEYHKTDDLNQDTIANTYSVHPDVLSFLPGGLAATQGPAFGKWKCITTISNDSETPLTWQKKITRKVGYNKSQTRSIEQNWIISMGITYQSGALTEAIAKYQFSLSGEYGGQSVNTEEESWEEATETEESLSLSLQPHTKMYIWQYKLGFGKNDVLLCRDLTFDDDPNPPSTIPLPPANKSGC from the coding sequence atggcagGGATCCTCTCAAAGAGCAAAGCCAAAGGTGTTGATTTCTGTGGTGTAGATGACAATTATTATATCGTTCGCTCTGATCTTGGATGTTACATGTACTCAACAAATTTCCATCAAGGCTGTGATCTCACCATTTACAGCCTGCACCCCTCCTGCCAGGGTGGAGATCACTATCTTGCCTTTGACAACAGCacattttacatcattaaaGGTAATACGTGTCGCTGTGTGTCCGATATGACCAACGATTATGAGGCTATAGTGTTTGACCTCCACCCAAACTGTCAAGGAGGTGACAACTATCTGTCTGCTTATGGAAACTTCTACATAATCTTTAAGAGCAGAGGTGTGTATCGCAAAACTACCAATATGAACACAGATAGTAATGCAGTTGACTACCAACTGCATCCAAACTGCAAGGAAGGCCTATACTACTGGGGCACAAAATATTACTCCTACTTGCTCAAGCCAAAAGGTGAATGGGGGATTGAGTACCACAAAACTGATGACCTTAACCAAGACACCATTGCAAACACATACTCAGTTCACCCAGATGTACTGAGCTTCCTTCCTGGAGGCCTAGCTGCAACACAAGGCCCAGCATTTGGAAAATGGAAGTGCATAACGACGATTTCCAATGATTCAGAAACTCCCTTAACCTGGCAAAAGAAGATAACTCGGAAAGTGGGCTATAACAAATCCCAGACAAGAAGTATAGAGCAAAACTGGATAATTTCAATGGGCATCACATATCAGTCAGGGGCTCTGACCGAAGCCATTGCCAAATATCAGTTCTCTCTGTCAGGAGAATATGGAGGACAAAGTGTCAACACCGAAGAAGAGAGCTGGGAAGAAGCAACTGAGACAGAAGAAAGTCTGTCCCTGTCTCTACAGCCCCACACTAAAATGTACATTTGGCAGTACAAACTTGGCTTTGGCAAGAATGATGTCCTCTTATGCCGTGATCTGACATTTGATGACGATCCTAATCCCCCCTCTACAATTCCTCTGCCACCAGCTAACAAATCTGGGTGTTAA
- the LOC132843544 gene encoding uncharacterized protein LOC132843544 isoform X1: MTFQFLYIRKKKMAGILSKSKAKGVDFCGVDDNYYIVRSDLGCYMYSTNFHQGCDLTIYSLHPSCQGGDHYLAFDNSTFYIIKGNTCRCVSDMTNDYEAIVFDLHPNCQGGDNYLSAYGNFYIIFKSRGVYRKTTNMNTDSNAVDYQLHPNCKEGLYYWGTKYYSYLLKPKGEWGIEYHKTDDLNQDTIANTYSVHPDVLSFLPGGLAATQGPAFGKWKCITTISNDSETPLTWQKKITRKVGYNKSQTRSIEQNWIISMGITYQSGALTEAIAKYQFSLSGEYGGQSVNTEEESWEEATETEESLSLSLQPHTKMYIWQYKLGFGKNDVLLCRDLTFDDDPNPPSTIPLPPANKSGC; encoded by the coding sequence aaaaaaaaagatggcagGGATCCTCTCAAAGAGCAAAGCCAAAGGTGTTGATTTCTGTGGTGTAGATGACAATTATTATATCGTTCGCTCTGATCTTGGATGTTACATGTACTCAACAAATTTCCATCAAGGCTGTGATCTCACCATTTACAGCCTGCACCCCTCCTGCCAGGGTGGAGATCACTATCTTGCCTTTGACAACAGCacattttacatcattaaaGGTAATACGTGTCGCTGTGTGTCCGATATGACCAACGATTATGAGGCTATAGTGTTTGACCTCCACCCAAACTGTCAAGGAGGTGACAACTATCTGTCTGCTTATGGAAACTTCTACATAATCTTTAAGAGCAGAGGTGTGTATCGCAAAACTACCAATATGAACACAGATAGTAATGCAGTTGACTACCAACTGCATCCAAACTGCAAGGAAGGCCTATACTACTGGGGCACAAAATATTACTCCTACTTGCTCAAGCCAAAAGGTGAATGGGGGATTGAGTACCACAAAACTGATGACCTTAACCAAGACACCATTGCAAACACATACTCAGTTCACCCAGATGTACTGAGCTTCCTTCCTGGAGGCCTAGCTGCAACACAAGGCCCAGCATTTGGAAAATGGAAGTGCATAACGACGATTTCCAATGATTCAGAAACTCCCTTAACCTGGCAAAAGAAGATAACTCGGAAAGTGGGCTATAACAAATCCCAGACAAGAAGTATAGAGCAAAACTGGATAATTTCAATGGGCATCACATATCAGTCAGGGGCTCTGACCGAAGCCATTGCCAAATATCAGTTCTCTCTGTCAGGAGAATATGGAGGACAAAGTGTCAACACCGAAGAAGAGAGCTGGGAAGAAGCAACTGAGACAGAAGAAAGTCTGTCCCTGTCTCTACAGCCCCACACTAAAATGTACATTTGGCAGTACAAACTTGGCTTTGGCAAGAATGATGTCCTCTTATGCCGTGATCTGACATTTGATGACGATCCTAATCCCCCCTCTACAATTCCTCTGCCACCAGCTAACAAATCTGGGTGTTAA